The Xenopus laevis strain J_2021 chromosome 4L, Xenopus_laevis_v10.1, whole genome shotgun sequence genomic sequence TACTCCAAGTATTATCAACCCTAGCCAGCGTAGTGAACAACAAGAAAGAGTACCTTGTGCATGTTAGCCCCAAGGAGCACAAATAAACAAGTGCTCCAAAGCTTGCAAAAATACAGCAGGAGGTGAACTATACTATGGTATATTCTAAGGCAGCTCAGAATAAAGCAATATGCATTTTAGGGCTTCATCGTTTTACTAGGCACCCCAGAAACACTGTAATCCAAAGGTGGCGGCATTCACAAAAGAGCTGTGAAAGAGCAAGGGGACAATATTCAAatcatattgtattatatataaacaatgtatttattaatttccAAAAAGATTATGCCCttcagaacacacacacacacacatactgtatatatgcacaaTGTATTATAATATCTATGAGGCTTTTAAACTAGAAAAGAAAGGTCCAACTTTAACTTCAGTAATCCAACCCATATCTCGTTTATTTATTGCCCTTTAGTTCTCTAACTCTAAACAGTAAGTGAAACTCTTATTTCATATTAGGCACAGTTCTACAATCAGATCATGTATATAGGTACAATGCCGTCACAATACACTGTTCTCATACATGTATACTGCATACAGTATCCCTCTACTTCTTTCATTGTAACTCTATTcacaatttctctctctctctctctctctctctctctctctctctctctctctctctctctctctctataatattTAAATAGCCTCTTATTCCTTCTTTCACATCTATATCAATTTCTTTACTGATTCTCCTTTCACTAACTCCCCTACTCTCACTCTCTCGTCCCCCCCTCCCCTTGTTCCCTCTTGCTGCCAGAATAGAAATATTTGTTAAATCTCAAGGGGTCTAAAAGCAGGAGTAAATGAGaggagaggaaaagaaaaaaaaaaagatagaaacaAACTTTGTCCATACAAGGATGAAAAGGGGGAGGCAGGGGTAAGCTGAACATGTGGGAGAGAAAGACCTCCCTCCCaaatccagaggcacacagatAGACAGAGCGATTCATTTTAGTCTAACCTTCTGTAAAAAGGATCAAGAACAAGAGAGAGCAAAGCATAGAGAAAAGGCAACTGAGAGAGAGCAGGCACTACAACCTCAAAGACTGGGAGACCACAAGAGAAAGAAGCTGCTTATAAATCACTGCAGCTGCTACAGGGAGACAAGCAGAGActataataaaagacaaaacCATCCTTACCGAGAAAGGAAGAAGGAGAAAAGGGATAAAATTACAATCACTCACTAAGATATTTCAAAAGGGTCTGCACGAAGAGGCAAATACATCCAGCAAAGATATCAAATGGAACTTCATAAGCCAAAAATAAACTAAAGGCTCTATAAAGAACGAAACATATTGCAAAGCATTCTACAAAACAGACTGAGAAACAGACACAGCTAGAGGCACTACTGGATATCTTTGCTTCTAACAGTCTAAACTACTATACTGACATATTGCAAAAAAACTGTATGCAATATACTAGGAGAAAGAAAATGATCACATTGAAGTTCATCCTTACATTTCTTGTTGTCATTCCACTGTCATCCTCTAATGAGATTGGGGAGCATGATGCTCTCTGTGGTCCTGGTGACTCTTGCTATGCACTGTTTTACCAAAGGCGTGGTTTTCTGGAGTCCTGGAGAGCCTGCAGAGAGCGTGGGGGCAATTTAGCCACCGTAAAAAGTGACCAAGAAGCAGCTTTAGTTGAGCAACTTCTCACCTCTTCATCAAAATCTCGTGGTGATGTGGATCAGCTCCAGCTAAGGTTTTGGATTGGGCTACAGCGTCAACCTAGGCAGTGTGCACCACAAAAGCCCTTACGTGGCTTCACCTGGACTACTGGAGACCAAGACACAGCATTTACCAATTGGGCCCTTCAGCCTGTGTCTTTGGGGCCCCCTGGCTCCTGTTCAGCCCCCCGCTGTGTGGCTATAGGTCTGGGTTATGGAAAACCAGAGGATGATTTCAAATGGCTGGAAGGTACCTGTACTTTGCCTGTTGATGGGTTTGTGTGCAAATTCCGCTACCAAGGAATGTGTCCAGCACTGTCTGAAGGTTCTGTCCGTTATTCTGTGCCCTTTGGCTATCATGGTACTTGGCTTGATCGCCTTCCTTTTGGCTCAGTGGCAGCAGTGTCATGTGAGGGGCAAAAACAAGATGTTTCTGTACTCTGCATGTTAAAAGAAGATGGTACTGTGGGGTGGAATGTAAATGAGCCACTTTGTCACACTTCTCCTGACCAATGTAGTCGATGCCAGCATCTTTGCGGGGATGGAGGTGCTTGTGCTTGCCACGAAGGGTACAGTCTGCAGCTGGATGGATATTCTTGTGAACCAGATGATGACATGAGCTTTGAGGATCATGGCATAGTACATGGATGTCCATGTCAATATCGTTGTTTAGACCTTGAAAAAGGCAAAGGATACCAATGCATATGCCCAGAGGGTTACATTCTGGCTGCTGATGGGCATCGCTGTGAAGATATAGATGAATGTGAAGAAGATGATGAAGGGCAATGCGAGCATTCTTGTCAGAATACCCTAGGTTCATATGTCTGCTCATGTGACCTTGGATTTTCCATCCTAGAAGAGGATCCTAGTCGTTGTGTGGATGTAGACGAATGCCAGATTGCCAGGGTATGCCAACAGATGTGTGTTAACTATGTGGGTGGCTTTGAATGTTTCTGTAGTGAGGGCTATGAGCTGGATGCAGACAGAGTGACTTGTAAGCCTATTGGGCACTCAGAAACTAGATATCCA encodes the following:
- the cd248.L gene encoding endosialin; the encoded protein is MQYTRRKKMITLKFILTFLVVIPLSSSNEIGEHDALCGPGDSCYALFYQRRGFLESWRACRERGGNLATVKSDQEAALVEQLLTSSSKSRGDVDQLQLRFWIGLQRQPRQCAPQKPLRGFTWTTGDQDTAFTNWALQPVSLGPPGSCSAPRCVAIGLGYGKPEDDFKWLEGTCTLPVDGFVCKFRYQGMCPALSEGSVRYSVPFGYHGTWLDRLPFGSVAAVSCEGQKQDVSVLCMLKEDGTVGWNVNEPLCHTSPDQCSRCQHLCGDGGACACHEGYSLQLDGYSCEPDDDMSFEDHGIVHGCPCQYRCLDLEKGKGYQCICPEGYILAADGHRCEDIDECEEDDEGQCEHSCQNTLGSYVCSCDLGFSILEEDPSRCVDVDECQIARVCQQMCVNYVGGFECFCSEGYELDADRVTCKPIGHSETRYPPGAPFSTSEESEEEDDAWYGEGVEGESFLTQWGMPETETRGSKVRWDSSDNAENEYGLTRQEESWDATVQPEVVIDTTMTLLDEWEEVTYPVVSSTHKQPGISYPPSAWEEEEEEEEEEEEEEKKMDPVVLTTALLAQNTLVAERYDSEKATDFPTTSMSSSTASSDLAQQLSTTVKLATDKVSVTEVIEAVTTVNPIKENTECSTCSWKSTKGPSSSLDQNKNMNHPPTTLGLNVAIDNSSTTVALPGHQLNNSVVDTPVFSTFSPMPPQESKGKRDNRWLIVALLVPLCVFLVIMLALGIVYCTRCGGETKPRSITDCYHWVTGAGPEKGVAPTGVETQYTQAVV